The Vibrio echinoideorum genome includes a region encoding these proteins:
- the hisC gene encoding histidinol-phosphate transaminase, whose protein sequence is MTSFIDNLVPQAVKKLIPYQSARRIGGDGRVWLNANELESSLFEGEPSHNRYPDFLPQDIAKAYQAYCGTDAETVAVRGADEAIDLLIRTFCKPASDNILICSPTYAMYEFCADALAIETLDSPLQEDFNLNVADIVQKSELVNLVFLCSPNNPTGNVIPKVDLIEVLEGTVGKSLVVVDEAYIEFEPHTSAVSLIERYPHLVVIRTLSKAFGLAAVRCGFILASPNVMQYVSKLIPPYPMPDCSSQIVLEALSDERVAVMKEATAKLVEIRNQFAVALTQFDFIEYVYPSSTNFILLRQKSGHELFSVLTKDGIVTRNQNHEPALRNCVRITIGSPESMAEVIASLASYQTELQQTQQDQQKRQHQQDQYIETQSQLDKDHI, encoded by the coding sequence TTGACATCTTTTATTGATAATTTAGTGCCTCAGGCTGTAAAAAAATTAATACCTTATCAATCAGCAAGAAGAATTGGTGGTGACGGACGTGTTTGGTTAAACGCTAACGAATTGGAAAGCTCGTTGTTTGAAGGAGAACCTAGTCATAACCGCTATCCAGATTTTCTACCGCAAGATATTGCTAAGGCTTACCAAGCTTATTGTGGAACTGATGCCGAGACGGTAGCTGTTCGTGGAGCAGACGAAGCGATTGATTTGCTGATCAGAACATTCTGTAAACCAGCGAGCGACAATATACTGATTTGCTCACCAACGTATGCGATGTATGAGTTTTGTGCCGATGCATTGGCGATTGAAACACTCGACTCGCCATTACAAGAAGACTTTAATCTTAATGTCGCCGATATTGTGCAGAAATCTGAACTGGTTAATCTTGTCTTTCTTTGTTCACCAAACAACCCTACTGGTAACGTGATTCCAAAAGTAGACCTCATTGAGGTACTGGAGGGAACTGTGGGCAAATCGCTAGTGGTGGTTGATGAAGCATATATTGAATTTGAACCCCATACATCGGCAGTGAGCCTCATTGAGCGTTATCCGCATCTAGTCGTGATTCGTACTTTATCTAAAGCATTTGGATTAGCAGCAGTACGTTGTGGCTTTATTTTGGCTAGTCCTAACGTGATGCAATATGTATCTAAGCTGATTCCCCCATACCCAATGCCAGATTGTTCTTCTCAGATCGTATTAGAAGCTTTGTCTGATGAGCGTGTTGCTGTGATGAAAGAGGCGACCGCTAAACTGGTTGAGATTCGTAATCAGTTCGCTGTTGCGTTAACCCAGTTCGACTTTATTGAATATGTTTATCCGTCATCGACCAACTTCATTTTGTTACGTCAAAAATCGGGGCATGAACTGTTTAGCGTATTGACGAAGGATGGCATTGTAACAAGGAACCAAAACCACGAACCTGCATTGCGTAACTGTGTTCGGATCACTATTGGTAGCCCTGAGAGCATGGCTGAAGTGATAGCGTCACTAGCAAGCTACCAAACCGAGTTGCAACAGACTCAACAAGATCAGCAAAAACGACAGCATCAACAAGATCAATATATAGAAACTCAATCTCAACTCGATAAAGATCATATCTAG
- a CDS encoding ABC transporter substrate-binding protein — protein sequence MKKIILGLACAAALLGTTVQAKEIRLASDFTYPPFNYKNSDGVPVGFDIEIADALCERAKLDCTWVSQSWDSLIPSLLARKSDVIMASMRITEERKNKILFTDKYYQTPAVFVAAKSAKFDIDKQGLDGKTIGVQQGTIHDRYVTDKFGDVANIKRYTGQDEVYLDLQNGRLDLTFGNSDQLSLAFLDKKEGEGFEFKGKAVTDKAYIGEGTALALRKQDSKLAKQFNAAIEEIRANGTYDKIAAKYFTFDIYGSDL from the coding sequence ATGAAAAAGATAATACTAGGACTCGCTTGCGCAGCTGCTTTACTTGGTACAACGGTACAGGCGAAAGAGATCCGTTTAGCGTCAGATTTTACGTATCCGCCATTCAACTATAAAAACAGCGATGGTGTGCCTGTAGGGTTTGATATTGAAATAGCTGACGCTCTGTGCGAGCGAGCAAAGCTAGATTGCACTTGGGTTTCACAAAGTTGGGATTCATTGATTCCAAGCTTATTAGCAAGGAAGTCAGACGTGATCATGGCTTCTATGCGCATTACCGAAGAACGTAAAAACAAGATTTTGTTTACAGATAAGTATTACCAAACTCCCGCAGTGTTTGTTGCCGCTAAAAGTGCAAAGTTTGATATTGATAAGCAAGGTCTCGATGGTAAAACTATTGGAGTTCAACAAGGAACGATTCACGATCGCTACGTAACAGACAAGTTTGGCGATGTGGCAAACATTAAGCGTTATACCGGCCAAGATGAAGTTTATCTGGATCTGCAAAACGGCCGTCTAGATCTAACCTTCGGCAACTCAGATCAACTGTCATTGGCTTTCTTAGATAAGAAAGAAGGTGAGGGTTTTGAATTTAAAGGCAAAGCAGTAACCGATAAAGCCTATATTGGTGAGGGTACTGCACTGGCACTCAGAAAGCAGGATTCGAAGTTAGCTAAGCAATTCAACGCTGCGATTGAAGAGATCAGAGCGAATGGTACCTATGACAAAATCGCCGCTAAGTACTTTACGTTTGATATCTATGGCAGTGATTTATAG
- a CDS encoding TRAP transporter substrate-binding protein, which translates to MKKHLLTIAAASILMAFGAQAKTLTLGHAMSLESAAHQGMVIMADKVKEKSNGDLTIKIFPNGQLGSERDQAEQVVTGAIDMAKINGGLAESFEPTFKVNALPFLFRDVPHMRTFMRSEAAQEMLLSSEGKGFIGLTFYDSGTRSFYAKKAINSPADLAGMKVRVPGSPTMMEMVNLLGGKATPVPFNEVYTALQQGVIDGAENNISSLVEMKHSEVAKFYSMDQHMMTPDVIIISEYKWGSLTAEEQKILKEAAAESLEEQIKIWDATDDMNKEKGMKEGVTFVEVDKAPFRAAVKPMIDEAKKDPKLAPFIEKIEAL; encoded by the coding sequence ATGAAAAAACACCTACTGACGATTGCAGCGGCGTCAATTCTGATGGCATTTGGCGCTCAAGCAAAAACTTTGACCTTAGGGCATGCAATGTCATTAGAAAGCGCAGCTCACCAAGGCATGGTGATCATGGCTGATAAAGTGAAAGAAAAATCGAATGGTGACCTTACGATTAAGATCTTTCCAAACGGTCAACTAGGTTCTGAACGTGATCAAGCTGAGCAAGTTGTTACCGGCGCGATTGATATGGCTAAAATCAATGGTGGGTTAGCAGAATCTTTTGAACCAACGTTTAAAGTCAATGCACTGCCTTTCTTATTTCGTGACGTTCCACACATGAGAACGTTCATGAGAAGTGAAGCCGCACAAGAGATGTTGCTTTCAAGTGAAGGTAAAGGCTTCATTGGTCTTACATTTTATGATTCAGGCACACGTAGCTTCTACGCTAAAAAAGCCATTAACTCACCGGCTGATCTAGCAGGCATGAAAGTTCGAGTTCCTGGTTCTCCAACCATGATGGAAATGGTTAACCTACTAGGCGGTAAAGCAACACCTGTACCTTTCAATGAGGTATACACGGCGCTGCAACAAGGCGTCATTGACGGTGCTGAAAATAACATTTCTAGCTTAGTTGAAATGAAACACAGTGAAGTTGCTAAATTTTATTCTATGGATCAGCACATGATGACACCTGACGTGATCATCATTTCAGAATACAAATGGGGTTCATTAACGGCAGAAGAGCAAAAAATCTTAAAAGAAGCTGCTGCTGAATCTCTTGAAGAGCAGATCAAAATCTGGGACGCAACAGATGACATGAACAAAGAGAAAGGAATGAAAGAAGGCGTAACGTTTGTTGAAGTTGATAAAGCCCCTTTCCGTGCAGCGGTTAAACCTATGATTGATGAGGCGAAAAAAGATCCAAAACTAGCTCCGTTCATTGAAAAAATTGAAGCTCTTTAA
- a CDS encoding TRAP transporter small permease has translation MLATFRTLLDRLILFVSSFALMLLVVTVTWQVFSRYVLNDPSNWTDELARYAMVWLGLLGASYLFGIKGHLAITLLDGYLKGKAHIALHVLINVISGSFVFLAMLQGGIALMGRTTQQLSPALQLPMSTVYSILPISAVIILIYLVMNTFDLFCEPNKK, from the coding sequence ATGTTAGCAACTTTCAGAACCCTACTTGATAGGTTGATTCTTTTTGTCTCTTCTTTTGCATTAATGTTACTTGTCGTTACTGTCACTTGGCAGGTTTTTAGTCGTTATGTTTTGAATGACCCGAGTAACTGGACTGATGAACTTGCTCGTTATGCGATGGTATGGCTTGGATTATTAGGAGCAAGCTACTTATTCGGTATCAAAGGACACTTAGCAATAACGTTATTGGATGGTTATCTTAAGGGTAAAGCACATATAGCATTACACGTACTTATCAATGTGATCTCTGGTTCATTTGTCTTTTTAGCAATGCTTCAAGGTGGCATCGCCCTAATGGGAAGAACTACACAACAACTCTCTCCAGCACTGCAATTACCGATGTCGACGGTTTATTCAATATTGCCGATATCAGCCGTTATTATCCTCATCTATTTGGTCATGAATACGTTTGATCTTTTTTGTGAACCCAACAAAAAGTAA
- a CDS encoding TRAP transporter large permease, with the protein MDLSIGVWLLGLFLFMIAISMPIAIAIAMSSLTIMYFILPFEVASITAGQKIITGIDSFSLLAIPFFILAGNIMNVGGIASRLINLAKLLVGWIPGSLFHVNIFANMMFGAVSGSAVAAAAAVGKTLGPELEKDGYDKNLATAVNVASCPAGLLIPPSNSLIVFSVVSGGTSVAALFIAGYVPGILMGLSCMVVAYFIAKKKGYKTSANEGFTTKDVLRVVWQATPSLGLIVVVIGGIIGGIFTATEGACIAVLYSFILSLCYRTLKWAHFPIICRETVQVTGIMLFLIGASTIMSWAMAFTGLPTMISDWMLSISDNPIIIFILMNLILLIVGMFMDLTPAVLIFTPIFMPIAEHLGMHPIHFAMMIIFNLCIGIATPPVGTALFVGCSVSGSKIENVIRSIMPFCAVLIVTLLAITFIPEISLALPRAFGLIN; encoded by the coding sequence ATGGATTTGTCCATTGGTGTTTGGCTGCTCGGCCTATTCTTATTCATGATTGCGATAAGCATGCCCATTGCGATTGCAATTGCCATGTCATCTTTAACGATCATGTATTTCATCTTACCGTTTGAAGTCGCTAGTATTACTGCGGGTCAAAAAATCATTACCGGTATTGATAGTTTCAGTTTATTAGCCATCCCTTTCTTTATCCTCGCTGGGAATATAATGAATGTGGGTGGTATCGCTAGCCGACTTATCAACCTTGCAAAGCTCCTGGTTGGTTGGATTCCTGGTTCACTTTTTCACGTTAACATCTTTGCAAATATGATGTTTGGCGCCGTTTCAGGATCAGCCGTTGCTGCAGCGGCTGCGGTTGGTAAAACCTTAGGCCCTGAATTAGAAAAAGATGGCTATGATAAAAACTTAGCAACAGCAGTAAACGTTGCATCTTGCCCTGCAGGTTTATTAATACCGCCGAGTAATTCACTGATCGTGTTTTCAGTGGTATCGGGTGGAACATCCGTTGCAGCATTATTTATCGCAGGTTATGTCCCAGGTATTTTAATGGGTTTAAGTTGTATGGTCGTAGCCTATTTCATCGCTAAAAAGAAAGGCTACAAAACAAGTGCGAATGAAGGCTTCACAACGAAAGATGTGCTAAGGGTTGTTTGGCAAGCAACGCCAAGCTTAGGGCTTATTGTTGTTGTTATTGGCGGTATTATTGGTGGTATATTCACTGCAACAGAAGGGGCATGTATAGCGGTTCTTTACTCTTTTATTCTGTCACTCTGTTACCGAACCCTCAAATGGGCGCATTTCCCGATAATTTGTAGAGAAACCGTTCAGGTCACGGGTATTATGCTGTTCTTGATTGGTGCTTCAACCATCATGTCATGGGCTATGGCTTTTACCGGTCTACCAACAATGATCAGTGATTGGATGCTCTCTATTTCAGATAATCCGATCATCATCTTTATTCTGATGAACTTGATCCTACTGATTGTGGGTATGTTTATGGATCTTACGCCTGCCGTATTGATTTTTACCCCTATTTTTATGCCGATTGCTGAGCATTTAGGTATGCATCCAATTCACTTCGCGATGATGATTATCTTCAACTTATGTATTGGTATTGCAACGCCACCCGTTGGTACGGCGCTATTTGTAGGTTGTAGTGTCAGTGGTTCCAAGATTGAAAATGTGATTAGAAGTATCATGCCGTTTTGTGCCGTATTGATTGTCACATTGTTGGCCATTACTTTTATTCCTGAAATTAGTTTAGCGCTGCCTCGTGCATTTGGATTAATCAATTAA
- a CDS encoding dicarboxylate/amino acid:cation symporter, with the protein MEVLKEKSLLRNIGVQVVIAMIIGTVVGAMMGQSATMFAPLGAIFINLIKMLVIPLVAVALISGAAGLGNSSSAGKVGVTTLGYFALTSALAVALALVMGEVFEPGRGIDVSGVEGMFSSEYAAKGELPTFWATITGMIPTNVFQSLNEANILQILVFCLFFGIAISKQAKEKRDPIINGVNAIVDAMVWMINKVMIIAPLGVFGLMAEAVGTFGFGALMVVFKLFIVYIAAILIFGFVAYPLMIQIFTKTSAKKFLVAMKKPQAVALSTASSMATLPVTMETVEKELGVRNSTASFVLPLGATINMSGNAIYYGLVAIFFAQLFNIDLTMGAYVAIIVTSTLGAVGQAGVPGPSFLVVAVLLAAGIPIEGLPLLFALDRIFDMIRTALNITGDAACAVIVDSLIKDEEQEAELQKQQA; encoded by the coding sequence ATGGAAGTGTTAAAAGAAAAGAGTTTACTACGCAATATCGGCGTACAAGTCGTTATTGCAATGATCATCGGTACTGTTGTCGGTGCGATGATGGGCCAAAGCGCAACTATGTTCGCTCCACTAGGTGCGATCTTCATCAATTTGATCAAGATGTTGGTTATCCCTCTAGTTGCGGTAGCACTTATCTCTGGCGCTGCTGGCCTAGGTAACAGCTCATCTGCAGGTAAAGTTGGCGTAACAACATTAGGTTACTTTGCACTAACGTCTGCACTTGCTGTAGCTCTTGCGCTTGTAATGGGTGAAGTATTCGAGCCGGGGCGTGGTATCGATGTTTCTGGCGTTGAAGGCATGTTCTCTTCAGAATACGCTGCGAAAGGCGAACTGCCAACGTTCTGGGCTACCATCACTGGCATGATCCCTACCAACGTTTTTCAATCACTGAATGAAGCAAACATTCTGCAAATTCTCGTTTTCTGCTTATTCTTTGGTATTGCGATTTCTAAACAAGCAAAAGAGAAGCGTGACCCGATCATCAACGGCGTAAATGCGATCGTTGACGCTATGGTTTGGATGATCAACAAGGTTATGATCATTGCACCACTTGGCGTATTTGGTCTAATGGCAGAAGCAGTCGGTACATTCGGATTTGGCGCATTGATGGTTGTATTCAAGCTGTTCATTGTTTACATCGCTGCAATTCTTATCTTCGGCTTTGTTGCTTACCCACTAATGATTCAAATCTTTACTAAGACTTCAGCTAAGAAGTTCCTAGTTGCAATGAAGAAGCCTCAAGCGGTTGCACTATCAACTGCATCTTCAATGGCTACATTGCCAGTAACAATGGAAACGGTAGAGAAAGAGCTTGGCGTTCGTAACTCTACAGCCTCATTCGTTCTGCCTCTAGGTGCGACGATAAACATGTCTGGTAACGCAATTTACTACGGCCTAGTGGCTATCTTCTTTGCACAGCTGTTCAACATCGATCTTACTATGGGTGCTTATGTTGCTATCATCGTAACCTCTACGCTAGGTGCAGTTGGTCAAGCTGGCGTTCCAGGTCCTTCTTTCCTAGTGGTTGCCGTTCTTCTAGCAGCTGGTATCCCGATCGAAGGTCTGCCTCTATTGTTCGCTCTGGACCGTATCTTCGATATGATTCGTACTGCTCTGAACATCACTGGTGATGCAGCATGTGCAGTAATCGTTGATTCTCTAATCAAAGACGAAGAACAAGAAGCTGAGCTACAAAAACAACAAGCGTAG
- the trpA gene encoding tryptophan synthase subunit alpha, with protein MDRYQSLFTRLAEKNQGAFVPFVTVGDPNPEQSLKIMETLVEAGADALELGIPFSDPLADGPTIQGANIRALDSKVTPDVCFELISQIRAKYPELPIGLLMYANLVYARGIEHFYERCAKAGIDSVLIADVPTNESQEFVAAAEKFGVHPIFIAPPTASDETLQSVSELGGGYTYLLSRAGVTGAETKANMPVSALLNRLNKFDAPPALLGFGISAPEQVKEAIEAGAAGAISGSAVVKIIENNVEQPEAMLKALAEFVTPMKAATQK; from the coding sequence ATGGATCGCTATCAATCACTCTTCACTCGCTTAGCTGAAAAGAATCAAGGCGCATTTGTACCATTTGTAACGGTTGGCGATCCTAACCCAGAGCAATCATTGAAGATCATGGAAACACTAGTGGAAGCCGGTGCTGACGCACTTGAACTTGGTATTCCATTCTCTGACCCACTGGCTGATGGTCCAACTATCCAAGGCGCAAACATCCGTGCTTTGGATTCGAAAGTAACGCCTGACGTGTGCTTTGAGCTTATTAGCCAAATCCGCGCTAAATACCCAGAGCTACCAATCGGCCTACTGATGTACGCAAACTTGGTTTACGCACGTGGTATAGAACATTTTTACGAACGCTGCGCAAAAGCAGGTATCGATTCAGTCTTGATTGCTGATGTACCAACCAATGAAAGCCAAGAGTTCGTTGCGGCGGCCGAAAAGTTTGGCGTTCACCCAATCTTTATTGCTCCACCAACAGCAAGCGATGAAACACTTCAATCGGTTTCTGAGCTAGGTGGCGGTTACACATACCTACTTTCTCGTGCCGGCGTAACCGGTGCTGAAACAAAGGCAAACATGCCAGTTTCTGCACTGCTTAACCGTTTAAACAAGTTTGATGCTCCACCAGCACTGCTTGGTTTTGGTATCTCCGCACCAGAGCAAGTAAAAGAAGCCATTGAAGCGGGTGCTGCCGGCGCTATTTCTGGCTCAGCCGTTGTAAAAATCATTGAAAACAACGTTGAACAGCCAGAAGCAATGCTAAAAGCATTGGCTGAATTTGTTACACCAATGAAAGCTGCGACACAAAAGTAA
- the trpB gene encoding tryptophan synthase subunit beta, protein MAKLDAYFGEYGGQYVPQILVPALDQLEQAFIDAQADPEFRSEFMTLLQEYAGRPTALTLTRNLTKGTKTKLYLKREDLLHGGAHKTNQVLGQALLAKRMGKQEIIAETGAGQHGVATALACALLGLKCRVYMGAKDVERQSPNVFRMKLMGAEVIPVHSGSSTLKDACNEALRDWSATYEDAHYLLGTAAGPHPFPTIVRDFQRMIGEETKHQILAREGRLPDAVIACVGGGSNAIGMFADFIEEESVRLIGVEPAGKGIDTDQHGAPLKHGKTGIFFGMKAPLMQDENGQVEESYSVSAGLDFPSVGPQHAHLNAIGRAEYDSVTDDEALDAFQLIARKEGIIAALESSHAVAHAVKMAHDDPEKEQLLVVNLSGRGDKDIFSVHDILKEKGAL, encoded by the coding sequence ATGGCTAAACTCGATGCCTACTTTGGTGAATACGGTGGTCAATACGTACCGCAGATCCTAGTGCCAGCACTAGACCAACTAGAACAAGCATTTATCGATGCACAAGCAGATCCTGAGTTCCGCAGTGAATTCATGACGCTTCTTCAAGAGTACGCAGGTCGTCCAACGGCACTAACGCTAACGCGTAACCTGACTAAAGGTACAAAAACCAAACTGTACCTAAAGCGTGAAGATCTACTTCACGGCGGTGCTCACAAAACAAACCAAGTTCTTGGCCAAGCATTGCTCGCAAAACGTATGGGTAAACAGGAAATCATCGCTGAAACTGGCGCAGGCCAACACGGTGTTGCAACGGCTCTAGCGTGTGCTCTACTGGGCCTTAAGTGTCGTGTTTACATGGGTGCAAAAGACGTTGAACGTCAAAGCCCGAACGTGTTCCGTATGAAGCTAATGGGCGCAGAGGTTATCCCTGTTCATTCTGGCTCTTCAACGCTAAAAGATGCATGTAACGAAGCGCTACGTGACTGGTCTGCAACTTATGAAGACGCGCACTACCTATTGGGTACTGCGGCGGGCCCTCACCCATTCCCAACGATTGTTCGTGATTTCCAACGCATGATTGGTGAAGAAACGAAGCACCAAATCTTAGCTCGTGAAGGTCGCCTTCCTGATGCGGTTATCGCTTGTGTCGGCGGTGGTTCAAACGCTATCGGTATGTTCGCTGACTTCATTGAAGAAGAGTCTGTTCGCCTGATCGGTGTAGAGCCTGCTGGTAAAGGTATTGATACCGACCAACACGGCGCGCCGCTTAAGCACGGCAAAACGGGTATCTTCTTCGGTATGAAAGCACCACTGATGCAAGATGAGAACGGCCAAGTAGAAGAGTCTTATTCGGTTTCTGCAGGTCTAGATTTCCCATCAGTTGGTCCGCAGCACGCGCACCTGAATGCCATTGGCCGCGCAGAATACGATAGCGTAACCGATGACGAAGCGTTAGATGCATTCCAATTGATTGCACGTAAAGAAGGTATTATTGCTGCGCTAGAGTCATCTCATGCTGTGGCTCACGCTGTCAAAATGGCACACGACGACCCAGAGAAAGAGCAACTATTAGTCGTTAACTTATCTGGTCGTGGTGACAAAGACATTTTCTCTGTACACGACATTCTTAAAGAGAAAGGAGCATTATAA
- the trpCF gene encoding bifunctional indole-3-glycerol-phosphate synthase TrpC/phosphoribosylanthranilate isomerase TrpF, translated as MTQTTDKLSTHVSVKEAEMAEVLAKIVRDKYQWVEARKQAQPLDEFKAALTATDRSFYDALSGEQTVFITECKKASPSKGLIRDEFDLDYIASVYNNHANAISVLTDEKYFQGNFEFLPKVRSIAKQPILCKDFMVDSYQVYLARHYSADAILLMLSVLDDEEYKVLAEVAHSLNMGVLTEVSNEEELHRAVALEAKVIGINNRNLRDLSTDLNRTKELAPLVRKLAPEAVVISESGIYTHQQVRDLSTFADGFLIGSSLMAEKNLELAVRKVTLGENKVCGLTHPDDAAKAYQAGAVFGGLIFVEASKRHVDIEAARLTMSGAPLNYVGVFQNHSVTDVTKTVSELGLFAVQLHGDESQAFVDELKQSLPENVEIWKAYGVTSGDASGAKSALPELLQSNVTRHLLDTKVGSQTGGTGQVFDWSLINNQNAIMLAGGLNPENANQAAKLGCLGLDLNSGVESAPGKKDADKLQRAFAAIRNY; from the coding sequence ATGACACAGACTACCGATAAACTGTCGACCCACGTTTCAGTCAAAGAAGCTGAAATGGCCGAAGTATTAGCAAAAATCGTTCGTGACAAATACCAATGGGTTGAAGCGCGTAAGCAGGCTCAACCATTGGACGAGTTTAAAGCGGCCTTAACCGCAACAGATCGTAGCTTCTATGATGCACTAAGCGGCGAGCAAACCGTTTTCATCACGGAATGTAAGAAGGCATCGCCGTCAAAAGGTTTGATTCGCGACGAGTTTGATTTGGACTACATCGCATCGGTGTACAACAACCACGCAAATGCGATTTCAGTACTAACAGACGAGAAGTACTTCCAAGGTAATTTTGAGTTTTTGCCAAAGGTTCGTAGCATTGCTAAGCAACCTATCTTGTGTAAAGACTTCATGGTCGATAGCTACCAAGTTTACTTAGCTCGTCACTATTCAGCTGATGCAATCTTGCTGATGCTGTCGGTATTAGATGATGAAGAGTACAAAGTGCTTGCTGAAGTCGCTCACTCACTCAACATGGGTGTACTAACCGAAGTCAGCAACGAAGAAGAGCTTCACCGCGCAGTCGCTCTAGAAGCAAAAGTAATCGGCATTAATAACCGTAACCTACGTGACCTTTCGACTGATTTGAACCGTACCAAAGAGTTAGCTCCGCTGGTTCGCAAACTTGCTCCAGAAGCAGTCGTGATTTCAGAGTCTGGCATCTACACGCATCAACAAGTTCGTGACCTTTCAACATTTGCAGACGGCTTCCTAATCGGCAGCTCTCTGATGGCTGAAAAGAACTTAGAGCTTGCGGTGCGTAAAGTGACGCTCGGTGAAAACAAGGTCTGTGGTTTAACCCACCCAGACGATGCAGCAAAAGCGTATCAAGCAGGTGCGGTATTCGGTGGTCTGATTTTCGTTGAAGCGTCTAAGCGCCATGTGGATATCGAAGCGGCTCGTTTAACCATGAGTGGCGCTCCTTTGAACTACGTAGGTGTGTTCCAAAACCATAGCGTTACTGACGTTACGAAAACGGTTTCTGAGCTAGGTTTGTTTGCGGTGCAACTACACGGTGATGAGTCTCAAGCGTTTGTAGATGAGTTAAAACAATCACTGCCTGAAAACGTTGAGATTTGGAAAGCTTACGGTGTTACTTCTGGTGATGCTTCCGGTGCTAAAAGCGCGCTACCAGAATTACTTCAAAGCAACGTGACTCGTCACCTGCTAGATACTAAAGTGGGTTCTCAAACTGGCGGTACAGGCCAAGTGTTCGATTGGAGCCTAATCAACAACCAAAACGCAATCATGTTAGCGGGCGGTCTAAACCCAGAAAATGCTAACCAAGCGGCTAAGTTGGGTTGTTTAGGGCTAGACCTAAACTCTGGCGTTGAATCGGCTCCAGGTAAAAAAGACGCAGACAAACTGCAACGTGCTTTTGCAGCGATTCGTAATTACTAG
- the trpD gene encoding anthranilate phosphoribosyltransferase, which translates to MEQINKLYEQQSLTQEESQQLFDVIIKGELDPILMASALTALKIKGETPDEIAGAAKALLANANPFPRPDYDFADIVGTGGDGHDTINISTTSAFVAAACGLKIAKHGNRSVSSKSGSSDLLDSFGINLAMTAEDTRKAVDELGVAFLFAPQYHVGVRHAMPVRQTMKTRTIFNILGPLINPARPNIELMGVYSKELVRPIAETMLQMGMKRAAVVHGSGLDEVAIHGETIVAEIKDGKIHEYTVTPSDFGLNTHPLEAIKGGEPEENKAITTDILTGKGTDAQVGAVAVNVALLMRLFGHEDLKANAQQAIDAMNSGKAYELVQKLAAHA; encoded by the coding sequence ATGGAACAGATTAATAAACTTTACGAACAACAGTCTCTTACTCAAGAAGAAAGCCAACAACTGTTTGATGTGATCATCAAGGGCGAACTAGACCCAATTTTGATGGCTTCTGCGCTTACTGCGCTGAAAATCAAAGGCGAAACGCCGGATGAAATCGCTGGCGCAGCGAAAGCACTGCTTGCCAATGCAAACCCGTTCCCACGTCCTGATTACGATTTTGCAGACATCGTAGGTACAGGCGGCGACGGTCATGACACCATCAACATTTCTACAACTTCTGCATTTGTAGCAGCAGCGTGTGGTTTAAAAATAGCTAAGCACGGCAACCGCAGCGTATCAAGTAAATCAGGCTCTTCTGATCTGCTAGATTCGTTTGGTATCAACTTAGCGATGACCGCTGAAGATACACGTAAAGCCGTTGACGAACTTGGCGTAGCATTCTTATTTGCTCCGCAATATCACGTTGGTGTACGTCACGCGATGCCCGTTCGTCAAACAATGAAAACACGCACTATCTTCAACATCCTTGGTCCATTGATTAACCCTGCTCGCCCTAACATCGAGCTGATGGGTGTTTACAGCAAAGAACTCGTACGCCCTATTGCGGAGACGATGCTGCAAATGGGTATGAAGCGTGCTGCCGTTGTGCACGGTAGTGGCCTTGATGAAGTGGCTATTCATGGCGAGACAATCGTTGCTGAAATTAAAGATGGCAAAATTCACGAGTACACAGTGACACCGTCAGACTTTGGCCTGAACACTCACCCTCTTGAAGCAATCAAGGGCGGCGAGCCAGAAGAGAACAAAGCCATCACAACCGATATCCTGACGGGTAAAGGCACAGATGCTCAAGTTGGCGCTGTGGCAGTCAACGTTGCACTGCTGATGCGTCTATTTGGTCACGAAGATCTAAAAGCCAACGCACAGCAAGCGATTGACGCGATGAACTCTGGCAAAGCGTACGAGCTTGTACAAAAGCTTGCTGCACACGCCTAA